The sequence GAAACTACCCTTCTTACTTTCTCAAATGTACCAAACATTTCTGGAAGAAAATGCTGTATCATACATTAATACGGGAAATGCTATATTGCAGCAAATATGAGGAGATCTGTGCGCCTCAAGTAGAAGAATTCTGCTACATAACAGACAACACTTACTTCAAGGAGGAGGTACATGAGTTTTATTTACAGGACTATGCACTTTCTAAACATTGCAATGGCACTAAGCACTATGTATTATGCAGGTCTTGCAAATGGAGTCTACCGTTTTAAATTACTTGAAGTTTGAAATGACAGCCCCAACAGCCAAATGTTTTCTGAGGTCACTGTTTAATAGTTTACCATTACCCAACAGTTGCTTTTAAGTATGATGATCTAGGAACTTATTGTTGAAATATATTTCAGGAGGTTCGTTCGCGCTGCTCAAGGACTTAATGAGGTAATCTCTTCACATAAGGTTTATAGTTCTCCAACATATTTTATATaggaaacagaaaagaaaatatcagTTTTGAGTTCATAATTCACTCTTCTTTGGCCCTTCGCCTCATGAATATGAATGGAAGAGTTTGATTAAAATCTTATAATCTTCTACAGGTTCTGTCACTGCAGTTGGAACACTTGGCCAGCTACATAGCAGAACTCTCTCTTTTAGAGTACAACATGCTTTGTTATGCTCCATCAGTCATTGCTGCTTCTGCAATTTTCTTAGCCAAATATATTCTTCTCCCCTCAAAGAAACCTTGGGTATGTACGAATTAGCATTGACAATCGTGTAAATGGTTGTAATATATTCTCCCTTCTTTATAAAATTTGACATTTGTAAACTCCTAATACAGAACTCTACCTTGAGGCATTATACTCTGTATCAACCCTCTGATTTACGAGACTGTGTCATGGCACTACATAGCCTTTgctgcaacaacaacaattctaGTTTACCAGCAATCAGGGAAAAATACAGCCAGCACAAGGTAATCTTTAATTCTGATCTCTgaatttcttttcttcatcctacTTTCCTAGCGCCAGGAGCTGAATGCTCAGCAAGCAGTTTAAAATGACACTGTTTTGATTAAAAAATATAAGTAGAATAAAGTCATAACATGTGGTAGGCATCTGCATACAATTCCTCCTGATTTTATTCTAATATATATGATTATTTGAAACAGTACAAATTTGTTGCAAAGAAGTATTGTCCTCCAACAATACCTGTAGAGTTCTTCCAGAACATAAGCTGCTAAGCAGAGAGGAGGCATCAACTTCACTCTTCCAATTCTCTGTTGGATTCAATTCAAGGCATTGGCATCAACTTCATTTCAACGGTGCTTCATTCGTCGCAGATCAAGCCAACAACTTCTCTTTGCATGGCCGGCCATAGGAGAGCATCTTTGTTGATATTCATTTAACATTGACTTTGCAGGATTAGTCTTGTTTACCCTACTTTTCTTCTCTAGTTTAGATTCTCTAGTCAGTGTGTGTACAGAAGAGCTGTTGGCAGCTCCCTTAACTCAGAAACTATTCAGTAATTCCTTTTCTGGAACAATTGCAGTTTTAAGCCAATTAGGGTTGAGATAATAACAATAATTCATTTCCAAGCAAGTTGAAATCTTATATACAAATTTTCACTCGGGTTGAAAAAACAGTGTGATCATTTATTTCTCATCCGGTGAAATGAGGTGTGGCAAAACACATAGGAAAATGGTAAATACAGTGTGATCATTTATTTTACATCTATAGTACATACACAAAATACAAACCACAAAAGGGAAACTCACTGAGCACACTCAATCTTGGCTGAACCTAAGCGAAGGGATGCATGAACTACACTAACATTAGGCCTAACATTAAGCCAGTGACAATCTTCAAAAGAACAAGGAGATCCACCGTTAGGCCATTCAACATCCACAGGTTTCATGAAAGTGGGTCCCCAAGCAGGGGTCCCATCCTCGTATGAATTGTGAGTCATTCTCCGAATTTCTGAGCCGTCTGATTTGATCACAAAGATGTCACCATATGGCTGATAATGATGAGGGTTTGCTATGGGCTCAGCTGACACTGCTGCATAGTCTGATGTAAACACTATATACTTCCCATCCGGGCTGAAGTACGGGTGGTTAGTCCGCCCACCCGTGCCACTCTGGATCACCTTTCGGAGCCCTGTTCCATTCGGGTGAACCATAAACATCTCGAAACTACCAGACCCGGGATTCTCTCGATCAGATGCAAACGCAATCCAATCACCATCGGGCGACCAGTTACACATGGTATCTGTCCACGAACCCTCTGTGAGTCGATAAAGCCCGCCCGTTTCACCTTCCAAAGCATCCATAACGTACAAGTTCTTGTGACCCGACCGCCCGGACCTGAAAACAATCCATTTTCCATCGGGTGAAGGCGATGGAAACGCATTATTCTGCCCTCCTGTTGTCAATTGTTTGTAACTTAGGTCCTTATCGTCAACATTAATGGAAATAACATCAACTTCCGTTCTTTCACTAGCAAATGTAGGCCCAACACTAGTGTAAACTACTCCATTTCTTTTCGGGTCCCACGCTGTGGAAAAAGCCATTCTTGTTGAAACTTGACGCAAACCCGAACCGTCATAGTTTACCACATATAAACCCGGCAACTTCACATAAGCTATCCGGTCACCACTCGGTGAAAATGACGGAAATGACCCGTCGACTCGAAACAAAGAAATCCCGGGTATCGGGTTTTTAAGATGCTCGAGTAACAGTGTATCACTCCCTCTTCCGTTGCCAGTGCCTCTACATTTATGGTACCCGACCCACGAGGAATCGGGTGAGAAGAAGGGGTTCAGATGATGGGCATGAGGAGAAGCGGGTCGGGTTATTTCTGTAAACTTCTTCAAAATGACGTCGAATAACTCAATATGCCGATATTCTGAACTTGCTCTTCTAGTAGCTACGGCAATGAGATTCTTGTTAGCAGTAGAAGCTGCTGGTGTGAACGCGTGCAAACCCGGTGGTGTGACTCGGTGAGTCGAGACCGAGTCAACGCCGAGTTGACCAGCTTTAGGAAGAACAGCCTTGAACACACTCCACCACCCGTCATCACACTTTCTGTGAAAATAAAGAGTAAAATCATCAGCCCAAGCGGGCCAACCCCCGTGCTCCACCACCTTGACCCGGACCGACCCATCACGAGTTAAGAACACGTAGATATCCGTGTCGAGCTCCTGAACATCCCCAGTCCAACCCTTCTTCCCGTACGACGCCACCGCCGTCCAAACGCCCGACGGAGACACTGCTGGGCTAAAATCAGCAACTCCTTTAGGGGTTAACCTCCGGGTGGACCCGGAACTCAATTGGGTCGAGTACACCGCGGCCCAGCTCGTCCGAGGCACACCCGAGTCCTCATGAGTCGACACGTATATCAATGACTCCCCCACTAAACTAGGCTTATCTTTCAAAGAAACATGAGCACCCACCAAAGGAACCTGAACTCGAGTCGACTCAGTCCGAGCTGGAAAATCAAGTATGGCTCTCCGAGAAGTACCGTGGAACACAGCGTCGTAAAAAATATGGTGAGTGCCGTTCCGTTCAGTCACGTAGATAAGATGAAACGGCGGTGTTTCGTTGTTGAGGGAATGATCGGGTAGGCGCGAAACCAGGGAAGGTGGTAGGGTTGCGAGGAAGTAGCCGTTAAAGTTAACGGAATTGCCGTCCGTCAACTGCAGTTCGTTGGATTCAGTTGGCGAGTATATCGGAAGAGCGAAGATGTCAAAAGCATAGCTTGATCTCCCCAAGGTAGTGAATATGATGCTGGTGTTGGCGTTGAGGCTATCATGGGCAGCAGATGCAGGGGATAATAACACCAAgctgaggaggaagaagaagatgaacggGGAGAGGTATTGTGTGGATTTCATTTTTGATTTATTTGTGGGAAAATCCGAGCAACTGAATGGTTTTATGTATGTCTGTGAAATTGCCGTGAGTGGCGAGATATTAATGATTTTGTAAGAGATGACGATTTGACTTGACATAAAGATCAACTTTCATACTAGTAacttataaaaaaaaatcttacttATGTTGATACTTTATCTTATTTCCTACTCCTATTTCCTTATGTAAAGGAATATATCTACTTtgtaaaaattttaaaatgcaGTCTGCTTCCTAAAAGttaatgaaactcattttcttataGACGAATATCTTATAGAAAAATTGCGTTCActtaaaaatacaacaacaataataattcaCTAAAATTTTATTAGTGGGGTCTGAAAAGGATAGTGTGtatgtagaccttacccctatcctaaaggagtagagagactgttttcgaaaggccctcggctcaagaaaagaaaaagacaaaaggagacaatattagtatcactaCAAAAATCGTATGAAGAATAGGAATAacattgtttaaccaaaaatctgagtctttggtcaaagctttagaaatataaagaaattcgggttactgataatctagagacgaaaataataaaagatttttgagaataataagtaattttgtatttcagtgtaatctcaataatatttcttGTCCTCTTACAGATGTCgagtccttctccttttatagttgattttaggagaaggtataatgcctttgtcttaatgaggcaattatgagcaataaatgacattaaaagaaacgttactcaATCATTCTTAttaaatacaaattctctaatgTATTTAATATTTAATGCTGAATTTGGACTCTTGCGTCATCAGATTCATATCTTCAATCCCTTCCGATCTTCGGGTTTTAAATGACTTATATAGGTACGAAACTCGTGCCTTTTGAATAGCGACTCGTGCCTATTTAACTTTCTTCTCTCCGTATCTGTTGTCGCTCGTGCCTTCTTGGTTGATTACCGTGTTCTGACCATTTGActagtccacgtgtcatgacacgtcatctttaaTATATAAAtccagttttttcccaatacagatagtccccccactttccatttatttatcaattaaatatttgggaagtggatcttcacaAAAAGGGAATTTTTACCATAATCAATGCTATGACAGtactgacgcttcaattgtctTTTCTATTTAATGCTCTGCACCCGCGTCACCTTCTGATTGGCTCTGTAATTTTGCAGTCTTTTTTCAAGGCTTATTCATACCTTATATTCACgaagtgatagttgcctttaatataggctttccatcattacacttctttGTTTGACGGTTGCTATTATATACATATTTAACCTTTTTTTCtttgtcttcttcttcataaacctTTAACAGATACTTTACTCTTTACTTTTGCTCTTTTCTCCTTTAGTTCATCCTTTATTGGCAATGGCATCTCTGAATCCTAACCTTAAAAGAATCCCAATTCTTGATAACTTCCCTAACGCCCATGTAAGGCATAGAAGGGGTAGAGGTGGCAGGCTTCGTAACCTAGGATCCGTTCGTGGTGGCTTCTCTAGCTCCATCGCTCCATCTTCTAGTTCTGGCACTATTTCCAGAGGTTCTATCACTAAGAAACCctcttctaaaggtaaagaactttctGAGCCTCTTCAAGAACCTTTAGTTGAAGAAATAATGCCTAATGACTTATCCTTTGAGAATGATAGAAAATCTCTTCGTGACCAAGTCGTTAATTTAGAGAAGGCTGACACTTTTCCTTCTCTAATTACTGAATCTTTGGTTTCTATTGTTCGAAAAGATTGTAACTGGAGAAGTGATCTTCGTATAGTGATCCCTAACCCAAACCAAAGAATTTCTTCTTTTAGGattgaattttcttttgtttatacttaccccttcactttgggatTTATTCCTGCTATCGACCGAGTTATACTTGATTTTTGTcgctttttcaaaatttgtttgggaCAAATTGGCCCCCTTGTATGGAGAGCAGTGACTTATTTGAGGTATTTATCTGGCAAAGCTAATGTTGATTTTTCCTTCCCCCACCTTATTCACCTTTACCACCCCAAACTATTCCGCAATGGAGTTTTCACTTTAACTGCAAGAAGTAAAAGGGTCTTGgtaagccctgaagatgacaaggatcgtggGTGGTATATTCGTTATGTTGCGGTACGCACAATTGATTTGGTGGGTAAAACAAATatccccttccctgagaagtggaactttgcacgtaactTTTTCTTTACTTACCGTTCCTATCTTTAAgaatttcaacttcttttctaattttatcctttttttgcttttctatagcaaccatgggagatgtggatcCCGTTCctaatttccgtggttgggtagacttaggggtcgtttggtagggtgtataagaataatgctgaatatggtgtattagtaatgcagggattagtaatgcatgtgttagtaatgcaagcattagttaagcagagattatattttatatattgtttggtgtggtgtattaaaaactaaaatgcattgcataatttttaaaaaaattagttgtttacaaaaatgccctctatattctttagttttaagggactttaaggacaatttGGTCTTTAGacatactaatgcatgcattgaTAACCTTGGTATTACTAATACCATGGTTTGCTATGCATTAGCTATACacaggataataccaaataggatgtataactaatgcttgtattagttatacatatgtTGAAAAAGTGTACCAAACAAGGATTATGAGTCCCCCAAgtatctgtgtataatatgtagtcccccaagtgtttgagcggtgaagtatgaagtcTCGAGCACTTGTCTGTTTCTCTCaattttggtccttttcctgaaacaaaaaaacatacgggactcggaggtgcgattagagatgaagactgcctaacccgtgtatatttccatcagattaatttgtaaccctgggctgggaattttagaatattccattttgccgtgcaggtcgtgactcatcatttggcacgagttagggtttttgcctagcatctaaaatcgttagtaaaattttaacaattcaaagaaaaattctaataCAGCGATACCTGATCGTAGGTACTTTCTCAGAAATAATATCGCTTTAGGTGGACAGCATTCCAATGCGAGGGTAGAATCTTGCCATTcattgtctccaactcgtatgctccttttcctgcaatgtcacgaactctgtagggtccttcccatgttggactcagctttcctgaattagcagtttttgtagattggaacacctttttaagcacgaagtccccaattttaaagaatctgaggcgtgctttcctgttATAATaccgttcaattacttgcttttgtgctgccatccttattagtgcagcttctcttcttccttcgagCAAATCAAGATTCACCCacatctcttcatcatttgattcctcCGTTGCTTGAACATACCGTGTGCTCGGttctcctatttcaactggaattaaagcctccgcaccataaaccattgaaaagggtgtttctcccgtgcttgtttttgttgttgtacgataagcccataatattccaggtaatacctcaggccaattaccttttgaatcctgtaaccttttcttcaaattgttgataatgaccttgtttgtggattccgcttgtccattacccactggatgctatggtgtagatgttatccttttaatttgccaactttgaaaaaattgaGTGATTTGAGTTCCTATGAATTGCGGACCGTTGtcacacacgatttcctttggtgctccaaaacggcatattatatttctccaaataaagtctttaacttccttctctcataccttttgcttgtggcaatggtcctacgatatccattccccatttcataaagggccacggggctataacagggtGCATTAGCTCAGCTGGTCTATGCATATTATTGTCgtatctttggcatttgtcacacttGGACACGAAACcgtttgcttcttcttccattttaggccaataataccctgctcgaatcaATGTTTTTACCAGCGACCTTCTtcctgcgtgatttccacaatgtccttcttgtacttccctcatcacatattctgtttgggaaggtccgagacaccttgctaatgGTCCActgaacatctttcgataaataTTTCCTTGATGTAAACAATAAcgagcagcttttttgcgaagtgCATAAgcttttcctttgtcattaggcacggttccatgctgtaaaaaagcaataattttgtttctccaatcccatgttaaatgattaaaatttacctcgttcttatcaggttcgagaacggaatgaaataaatgtatgactgaagcatttgcgtCGTTTTCTACGTCTGTTGtgaatgcgagattagctaaagcatctgcttccacattctcatctcttgggacctgcattaccttccaagtttggaattgctttattagttcccgtacctttgcgagatattcttgcattcgtgtctccctggctgtataagtccccagcatttgattgaccacgagttgagaatcactcttgattataatctgtgttatgccgagttctcgtgccaattctagacctgcaattacagcctcatattctgtttcattgttagttatagaatgacattttatagcctgtataataatttcacccgtaggtggtatgagAACTATCCCTAGGCCTGCTCCTTTTACGTTAGacgaaccatcagtgaataaaatccaagtccccgggtttgcaccattaaaaacttgtaattctttttttgcttctaaatgcatcccttggctaaaatcagctATGAAATCGGCTAATGCTTGAGATTTTATTGCAGTCCTACgttgataaatgatttcgtattcacttaattctatagcccattttgctaacctccctgacattcatgtttatgcaaaatatttcgtaatggaaaagcagtaactacaacaatgggatgacattgaaaataaggtcttaattttctagatgccatgatcaaaactaatgctaatttttccaGTTGTGGATATCGTGTTTCAGCATCTAATAAAGACTTGCTTACATAATAGATaagagattgtttaccttggtcctcacggactaaaacaacacttaccgcgACCTCTGACACGACCAAATAGATGAGtagcttttctccttcttttggttttgccaatagtggtggatttgacaagtaagcttttaaatttctaagggcttgttggcaATCTTCATTcaattcaaaatgatcttgctttttgagtgcggAGAAAAATTGAAagcatttttctgaagatttgggaataaatctccccaaggccgcaattcttcccgttagcctttggacttcttttttACTCGTAAGGATGTCAGGGATCtcctctattgctttgatctgagaaggatttacctcaataccacggttagaaacgagAAACCCCAAAAATTTACCTGAggcaaccccaaatgcacatttttctggattgagtttcatattaaattttcgtaaAATTTTGAATGTAACAGAtaaatgagaaatatgatcatgagaatgttgggttttgacgagcatatcgtctatatatacctccatggtttttcctaaatgttcttggaacattttggtgaccaacctttgataggttgctccagcatttttgagaccaaagggcattactttataatagTAAGTCCCCATGTCTGTGATGAAAGGAGTTTTTTCTTCGTCACTGGGGTCgattttaatttggttgtaccccgaatatgcatctaaaaaactcaaaagttcatgtcctgcagttgcatcaattaacTGATCTATATGCGGTAGAGGGAAAGAATCTTTTGGGCAGGCTTTGTTAAGGTTTGTATAATCCACgcaaacccgccacttaccgtttttcttaggtacaacaactgtgtttgctaaccaattaggatactttacctcgcgtattgacccaatttttaatagcttttggacctcatcttgaatcacctgatttttgaaagctccttcctttcttttcttttgctttactggtgtgAAGGATGGGTCTTCATTTAGTTTGTGAGTCAccacatccggtggtatccctgtcatatcagcatgggaccaagcaaaacagtccacgctagcttttaaaaattcaatcaacatacctcgcatgtctgagcttaaattggctccaacataaaccttccgttcaggccattgctcaaataatatcacagcctcgagctcttcaattgttgttttgatatcttcattctcttcaggttcctgaattgtatcaggtctcgagtctaaatcTGTCTTTTCTTGTTCGGTTGAGGTTTGATCCTTGATACCTTCAACtatttcctgtaattgctatttttctttatttgcgGTGCTCGTACCTGTTACAGCGTTGATACTCCTGGCTGTTTGCTGATCCCCAcaaatttggcaaattccccatggtgatgggaatttaataacttgatgtagagttgatgggacatcatccatatcatggatccaaggtctccccatgatcatattgtaagccatttccatatctactacctgaaatttagtttctttaacaacacctgcaacaaaagttgttagaattacctctccttttgttactacacttgaattgtcgaacccAGATAGGGTATGCGCCttaggtatcattttgtcttcagcttgcatttcacgtaatacccttaatagtataatattcacggaacttcctggatcaatcaaaactcgttttacattagtatcatatacaagtaaagatattaccagtgcgttgtTATGTGGGGTCATTAttccttcggtatctgcatcatcgaaaGAAATACTTTCGTTTTCTAAAACCTGCCATACCCGCTTCCCGTGTGTTATCgttactttagaaaccttgttggaagccGTATAAGTTATACCGTGAATatcttcacccccacttataacatTCACGGTTCTCTTGGGTGAAGGGGGTTTTGGTGGCTcctgcctatttttcatataggcttgcttacctttcttgctaaataactcagtgagatacccttgtttcaatagatgatccacttcactctgtaagaatctacattctgaagttttgtgcccgtgatcattgtggaattcgcaccaatggtctggattgcgtctatttggatttgaacgcatctcttttggccatcgtaccttatctcccatgctcctaaaaacagctacgagctcggaggtagtgacattaaagttatatccgcCGAACCTTGCCTTTAAACTACTATCATTATCACGTGACTCTTGCCTGTTTTGGTCATTTCTGAACCTTGATGAAGAACCAGATTCCCTGTTCCTCAATTTTTGATCATATCGTTGACTATCCTGCTTTGATCGTGAGTCTTTccctgcaggtcccatatatggatcgtacctgttttgaCCTGATCTTTTTTCGATTTCTGATCTCCTGGAGTTGCTTCTCTCTTTATGATGAAACTGAGGCACGATATCTTCCTCAATTCGCAATTTCGtactatacctgttataaacgtcattccacgtggttgccggaaactctcgaaggctttctttaaGTCTTCTTGTGGCTTCTGAGCTTTTGTCATTTAAGTTGCTTGCAAAAGCTATTGcagcccagttatcaggtacacggggtaaagtcattctttcacgttggaatctatcaacaaaatccCTGAGTAATTcggagtccccttgcttgattttgaatatatcctccattcttttctcaaccttttgagctcccgagtgtgctttaataaaagaatctgcaagctcaacaaaagaattaatagaattttcgggtaaaagagaataccaggttaatgcgcccttggtgagtgtttctccaaatttcttgaccagtactgattcaatttcttgtttggtcaagtcattgcctttcacgcctgtt is a genomic window of Nicotiana tabacum cultivar K326 chromosome 16, ASM71507v2, whole genome shotgun sequence containing:
- the LOC107783614 gene encoding uncharacterized protein LOC107783614, translated to MSSQIVISYKIINISPLTAISQTYIKPFSCSDFPTNKSKMKSTQYLSPFIFFFLLSLVLLSPASAAHDSLNANTSIIFTTLGRSSYAFDIFALPIYSPTESNELQLTDGNSVNFNGYFLATLPPSLVSRLPDHSLNNETPPFHLIYVTERNGTHHIFYDAVFHGTSRRAILDFPARTESTRVQVPLVGAHVSLKDKPSLVGESLIYVSTHEDSGVPRTSWAAVYSTQLSSGSTRRLTPKGVADFSPAVSPSGVWTAVASYGKKGWTGDVQELDTDIYVFLTRDGSVRVKVVEHGGWPAWADDFTLYFHRKCDDGWWSVFKAVLPKAGQLGVDSVSTHRVTPPGLHAFTPAASTANKNLIAVATRRASSEYRHIELFDVILKKFTEITRPASPHAHHLNPFFSPDSSWVGYHKCRGTGNGRGSDTLLLEHLKNPIPGISLFRVDGSFPSFSPSGDRIAYVKLPGLYVVNYDGSGLRQVSTRMAFSTAWDPKRNGVVYTSVGPTFASERTEVDVISINVDDKDLSYKQLTTGGQNNAFPSPSPDGKWIVFRSGRSGHKNLYVMDALEGETGGLYRLTEGSWTDTMCNWSPDGDWIAFASDRENPGSGSFEMFMVHPNGTGLRKVIQSGTGGRTNHPYFSPDGKYIVFTSDYAAVSAEPIANPHHYQPYGDIFVIKSDGSEIRRMTHNSYEDGTPAWGPTFMKPVDVEWPNGGSPCSFEDCHWLNVRPNVSVVHASLRLGSAKIECAQ